Proteins from a genomic interval of Alosa alosa isolate M-15738 ecotype Scorff River chromosome 8, AALO_Geno_1.1, whole genome shotgun sequence:
- the LOC125298755 gene encoding uncharacterized protein LOC125298755 isoform X2 — protein sequence MRYSRAGSDVTIQCPNETHPGCNSINWTYKKNKTTKYPLVIEGKFDTPGNNRLRLEPDCSLHIGYVTTVDAGMYICRKSLKDNISVQLAVISVFSSIHESKLKVNDTVTIHCLLHTYDSTTHCNAYKGDLSLEWVGSDHHDVTKSPCNISTRLTLTRNQLGRKVHCRLKRGGVERASAVYTLSFSEERREENVVCESAVQMEVLELTIALTAALAVVACVALLVVLRKQSKNKKVKRKKKVGQQNTEEEHTYIEVHPKNPTHAEQRKRVSEESVTYSVVKANTSKKRKTQDFDPYPAYATVQ from the exons ATGAGATATTCCAGGGCAGGAAGTGATGTCACAATTCAGTGTCCGAATGAGACTCATCCTGGATGTAACTCAATAAACTGGacctacaaaaaaaataaaaccaccAAATATCCCTTGGTGATTGAAGGCAAATTTGATACACCCGGAAATAACCGACTGAGACTGGAGCCTGACTGTTCTCTGCACATTGGTTATGTCACCACTGTTGATGCAGGAATGTACATCTGTAGAAAAAGCCTGAAAGACAATATTTCTGTTCAACTTGCTGTGATCAGTG TTTTCAGCTCTATTCATGAGTCTAAGCTGAAGGTTAACGATACAGTGACCATTCACTGTCTCCTGCACACTTATGACTCTACCACCCACTGCAATGCATACAAAGGGGACTTGAGCCTTGAGTGGGTTGGTTCTGACCATCATGATGTCACTAAATCCCCATGCAACATCAGCACCAGACTGACTCTTACACGGAATCAGCTGGGGAGGAAAGTGCACTGCAGACTGAAACGTGGAGGAGTGGAAAGGGCATCAGCTGTTTACACCCTCAGTTTCTCAG aagaaagaagagaggaaaatgTTG TCTGCGAGTCTGCTGTGCAAATGGAAGTCCTCGAACTGACCATCGCCTTGACTGCCGCTCTGGCCGTAGTGGCATGTGTAGCTTTGCTGGTGGTCTTGAGGAAGCAATCAA aaaataaaaaagtaaagagaaaaaagaaagttgGCCAGCAAAACACAGAAGAG gaacacacatacattgagGTTCACCCCAAAAACCCAACACATGCTGAGCAGAGGAAG AGGGTGTCTGAAGAATCTGTGACATATTCTGTGGTCAAGGCCAACACCAGCAAAAAGAGGAAGACTCAGGACTTTGACCCATACCCTGCCTATGCTACAGTGCAGTAG